tttggaaaagtcacaatctttcggaaaggtcaccacctttcataaaagtcacaacttttcataaaagtcgcaactcttcattttccattcacaccttttaaaacccaacaatataTACTTACTACCTGATGCTTTAGCAACTACTTAGGAGAAGCAATAGCCGGCCAAATGACTACAGGATCATCTGTCTACTCTACCTCAATCACCATATCGGACCTTACAGAAAAGGTTTTTCCATACTAGGAAGTAAGATGATATCCCTAGGGGTATTTTACGTGCAGAAGCTCTCTTGCTAGTAGAAGTAAGAGTAGCAAGGTTAGGACTATACTACTTTATGCTAATGTATCATGTACTTTATGTAATAGTGACGAGGAGGGGGCTAGTGTGTTATGATAAACCTCATCTTCGGATGTTGTTGTTCATTGATCAGGTCACTAAGGACTCTTCAGGTACGCATTTTGTAGGAGAGTCGCGGGTTGTAAAAACTCTATGATGCTACTTAATTTTGTTGAAGGAAGCGAGAAACGCTCATAAATTGAACAGAAAGTTAAACTTGTTAGTAGGAACATAATCGTCCAAGTTTATGCTCTTGTTTTCTTTGATTCTACTTGCTGTACACAATTAGATGTTTGATAAACTATCCCTTGTaattaaaacccaacaaatttGAACATCCATTGATTACATCTTTAAAAGATTGAGTAGATAATTtgcaaatattttgtatttaaaataatttatgtgaaATGAATTATAGATTaggaaataaattaatatatagataaagatatatttttattttatttaatcaattatagaagattattttataacatattCTATATGATAATATCACAAGCGGATTTGGGGATTTTTTCCAAAGTTTAAATTAGAGATTTTTCTAAATtcacattttttataattattcatATTAGGTAAAGATTTTCTTTCACAATAAGTGCATCTACATATTTATTCTTTCGATTCTTATTTTCTAAGTACATCATGTATCCAACATATCATGATACATCATACTAACTATCAATTATACGAGATGTTTTAATGAACATCATGTGAAGATTTTGCCCATTAACCCTTTGAAATAGGATAATTTCCTCATATGTGAATTCTTCTAACTTGTACAAATATGGACTTTGGGACAAGGCACAAGTACTCTCCTAGATTATGATCGAAATTTCACAGACACACTTAAAAATAACTAGGGGTCCTATTACTCcttaaactaatttaaaatggaataaatacacTACAAACTCTGACATGGCATAGGGGATGTCCACTCTCTGAAAGGCTAGTAATGAGTGCACAAATTggacacatgtcatttttttattggtaACTTTAGAATTAGTTAGTACGcatatttattgatatatatatatatatatatatatataattttttatttttttatttcatactttgtaaaatctttattttaatttctttctcactttaaacttttattaaaattaatttattgtctttccacttttaaaattaagattttcaagaagttctacctttttttaaagtgtaataggtaaaaaaaaatgtgtactttcttgatttgtcaaaatgaacaagtaaaaaaggaaaattgtacaagtaattagggacaaagtgAGTATATCAAATAACGACTCTCGATGAGTTAAATTTGAAAACAATATAATTAGGGACAAACTCTGTGTAGGTTTTTAAAAAACTACCATACTCATTTTGCGAATCTCGCAATTTTCGACTGATTATTTGACTAATGACTATAACTTCTGCTAATCATGGTATTTATTCCGTCTTTTTCATCCCGTGCCCGTACTGCATCAGAAAAtctttgtttttaatttctCTTCACAACACATTTTAAGGGCTAAAACTTTCTCTGGAcatctttcttttatttaaatcattGATCGCATATCTATAAGCAGGGGGTTTTGCGTTCACTATAAAGCCTACACTCGTCCATTCCTTTCAAGCTTGATCCTTCCCTTAGATTCGTTACCTTGTTTGACAAAACTCGTTGGTTCCGCATTGGTCGTAATCCGATTTGAGAACCTTGTCTCATATATTCCCTTCATCAAGTCTTCGCCAACAATCAACTTAAACTAGAGAGAAACATAATTATACATTGACTGAATTTACTGTAAAAAATTGAGCATCAacgaaagaaagaataaagagaAAACTCGGCAGAAacaaatttgattcaaaatgaaaaaactccacaagaaccctaaaaaagaaaaagaacataaaaaaaatttcaaaaaatgaatgaGCAAAGGCGCAAAAGAGGAGCAACACTAACGTTAGCGCCAAAGACAATAATAATAGAATCACAACTATATCAATAAAAGAACTGCATCACAAAAGAAATTCCACCGTAAGAATCtcgaaaaattaaaaaaaaaaaaacataacaattgACATTGAGCGGAAACTTGATCAATTCGTAGCAAAATCAAGAGGTTAGTTCAAGAAAAATTTCCAAAGGAGagaaaaacttatttaaaatgacGAATGCAATAAATAtacttaaaattgattaaaaagtaaaatatatcaCCTAAATTTAGATAAAAGAGAAATGTCCATATaaactctctcttgaataaaGGTGTAGAACGATTAAAAAACACCCTATATtaccaaccaaaaaaaaaggagagatatatataaaagtagTAAATATATAACGTGCGGCAAAAACTTCAGCTTTCGATAGAAACAATAAAGCAATGATCAAATTTTGTTGAATTATACTTCAAAGAATGAAGCTTTCGATGAAACGTTTGCTAACCAAAATGAAATCTGAAGCTTCTCATCGACGCCCAAAATGGAGGAGACTGAGAAAGCGTACTGAAATTTCAAGCAAAGATTCAATGGGGTGTTTGCCAGAAGAACTGATCGCAGCAATTCTTGTAAGAGTTCCCGTTAAATACCTCTTACAGTTCAAATGTGTTTCCAAAAATTGGTTTAATTTGATTTCCAGTCCTGAATTTGTGAAAACCCATCTTAGTTTTTCTGCTAATGATTACACCCGCCATATATCTCTGTTACAATTTCGGGAAGATATTAAATATTGTTCTGTTAGCTCTTTATTTCATAACTCTGTTAATGAGGCACTTGATTTGGATTGTCCCATGAAAAATCCACCTCAACGTGTCTATATTTCGGGTTCTGTTAATGGGTTGGTTTGTCTTGCCGATGGGTTTAGTGGGTTGGTGCTATGGAATCCATCAATTAGAAAGTTCAAGAAAGTGTTCGGCTTTGTGCCTACACAGATGCGTGAATGCTGGTCCAAGTGTGGTTTTGGATATGATGAGGTTCACGACGATTATAAGGTAGTGGGTATTTTTAGTAGCATGATTAAGGCCAATTTCGAGGCCGCGATATATAGTTTAAACAGTGATTCTTGGAGAACACTTGAAGATTTTAAACCTGGGGTGAGTTACTGTGGTGAGGCTAAATTTG
The DNA window shown above is from Solanum stenotomum isolate F172 chromosome 6, ASM1918654v1, whole genome shotgun sequence and carries:
- the LOC125868792 gene encoding F-box/kelch-repeat protein At3g23880-like, whose amino-acid sequence is MKSEASHRRPKWRRLRKRTEISSKDSMGCLPEELIAAILVRVPVKYLLQFKCVSKNWFNLISSPEFVKTHLSFSANDYTRHISLLQFREDIKYCSVSSLFHNSVNEALDLDCPMKNPPQRVYISGSVNGLVCLADGFSGLVLWNPSIRKFKKVFGFVPTQMRECWSKCGFGYDEVHDDYKVVGIFSSMIKANFEAAIYSLNSDSWRTLEDFKPGVSYCGEAKFVNHKLHWITFRRRRMRITSIDLVDEKWGKLELPSYNKGRDLKLGVLGSDLSVLCNNDERTHSDVWVMKEYGVKASWTKMYTIRYPENYELSPPLFTYNKGEILLAFKSIFAIYDPKNDSLTYPEVPNVEVAGFYNRIEAELCIESLVCPDLPNED